From Draconibacterium halophilum, one genomic window encodes:
- the deoC gene encoding deoxyribose-phosphate aldolase translates to MEKVKELAKMIDHSILHPTMTDEDLKRECDVAATYNVASVCVKPYAVKQAAELLKDTDVLVGCVIGFPAGNSAVSVKVFEAETACNDGAVEIDMVINIGKALQHDWDYIEKEIAAVTQKCHENGAIVKVIFETDYVTQKEDIVKLCEICTKVDADYVKTSSGFGFVKGDDGKYSYTGATIPNLKLMKASVGPKVKVKAAGGVRTLDGLIAVKEAGCTRCGATATVKILEDAKTRFKNND, encoded by the coding sequence ATGGAAAAAGTAAAAGAACTTGCAAAAATGATCGATCACTCCATTCTTCATCCTACGATGACCGATGAAGATTTGAAACGTGAGTGTGATGTAGCGGCAACCTACAATGTAGCCTCGGTTTGTGTGAAGCCCTATGCTGTTAAACAGGCTGCGGAATTATTAAAGGACACCGATGTTCTGGTTGGGTGCGTAATTGGTTTTCCGGCTGGAAATTCGGCTGTTTCGGTGAAAGTTTTCGAAGCTGAAACTGCCTGCAACGATGGTGCTGTGGAAATCGACATGGTGATCAACATTGGAAAAGCATTGCAGCACGACTGGGATTATATTGAAAAAGAAATTGCGGCAGTTACCCAAAAATGTCATGAGAACGGTGCCATTGTTAAAGTGATTTTTGAAACAGACTATGTTACTCAAAAAGAAGACATTGTAAAGCTGTGCGAAATTTGCACAAAAGTAGATGCCGATTATGTGAAAACATCGTCAGGATTTGGTTTCGTAAAAGGCGATGACGGCAAATACTCTTATACCGGGGCCACTATTCCAAACCTGAAGCTTATGAAGGCCAGTGTTGGCCCAAAGGTAAAAGTAAAAGCTGCCGGTGGTGTGCGCACGCTCGACGGATTGATTGCCGTAAAAGAAGCAGGCTGCACACGGTGTGGAGCCACTGCTACCGTAAAAATTCTTGAAGATGCAAAAACACGTTTTAAAAATAATGACTAA
- a CDS encoding glycoside hydrolase family 140 protein, producing the protein MKTIIWTITLICICSASTFSQQLRVNESQRYLETNQGKPFLWIGDTAWELFHKLNREEAVEYLENRAAKGFSVIQAVVLAENDGLRTPNSYGDVPLIDLDPAQPNEAYFKHVDFIVNKAEELGLVIGMLPTWGDKIESANPGAGPEVFTIENAAIFGAFLGERYKNKPVVWILGGDRNVLNKQVYQIWNSMAGGLKKGDGGNHLMTFHPRGGSHSAYFFHNAEWLDFNMYQSGHGSKYINVYDYANYLMLLHPQKPFVDGEPAYEDIAIKFWKHMDFSKYSEKRVPTGVLDTDGLIENRSHFKDGFFSDYDIRVHAYWNFLSGACGYTYGNNAIWQMQKKGGEIAIPCLYDWRESMDRPGAFDMMHLREIMEERFYNLVPDQSFVYGITPKGENYIAAAGSTDKSFAMIYLAKGQPVKVVMNKLKGNVQASWFNPRNGELQQIGNFSSEGIKTFTPSSSGENNDWLLLLETK; encoded by the coding sequence ATGAAGACAATAATTTGGACCATAACTCTTATTTGTATTTGTTCAGCGAGTACCTTTTCACAACAACTTCGGGTGAATGAATCACAACGCTATCTCGAAACAAACCAAGGAAAACCATTTCTTTGGATTGGCGATACGGCGTGGGAATTGTTCCACAAACTAAACCGCGAAGAAGCTGTTGAATACCTCGAGAACCGTGCAGCAAAAGGATTTTCTGTGATTCAGGCTGTAGTGCTGGCAGAAAATGACGGACTGCGAACACCAAATTCATATGGAGATGTTCCACTGATTGATTTAGACCCGGCACAACCCAACGAAGCCTACTTCAAGCATGTTGATTTTATTGTAAATAAAGCAGAAGAACTAGGACTTGTCATTGGCATGTTGCCTACCTGGGGCGATAAAATAGAATCGGCCAATCCGGGTGCAGGCCCTGAGGTTTTCACTATCGAAAATGCCGCCATTTTCGGAGCATTTTTGGGAGAACGTTACAAAAATAAACCAGTGGTTTGGATTTTGGGTGGCGACAGGAATGTATTGAATAAACAAGTGTATCAAATCTGGAATTCCATGGCTGGCGGATTAAAAAAAGGTGATGGCGGCAATCACCTGATGACCTTTCATCCGCGCGGTGGTTCGCATTCGGCATACTTTTTTCACAATGCTGAATGGCTCGACTTTAATATGTATCAAAGCGGACACGGATCAAAATATATTAATGTATATGATTATGCCAATTACCTGATGCTACTTCATCCGCAGAAACCTTTTGTTGATGGCGAACCGGCGTATGAAGATATTGCCATCAAATTCTGGAAGCACATGGATTTTTCAAAATATTCTGAAAAAAGAGTGCCTACCGGAGTACTTGATACAGATGGTCTTATTGAGAACCGTTCGCACTTTAAAGATGGTTTTTTCAGCGATTACGACATTCGGGTTCATGCCTACTGGAATTTTCTATCGGGCGCATGTGGTTATACTTACGGCAATAATGCCATTTGGCAAATGCAAAAAAAAGGTGGCGAGATTGCTATTCCATGTCTATACGACTGGCGCGAATCGATGGACCGCCCCGGAGCTTTCGATATGATGCACCTGCGCGAGATAATGGAAGAACGATTTTATAATCTGGTACCCGATCAATCGTTTGTTTACGGTATCACCCCAAAAGGAGAAAATTATATTGCCGCGGCCGGCTCTACCGACAAATCGTTTGCAATGATTTACCTGGCAAAAGGCCAGCCGGTAAAGGTGGTAATGAACAAGCTAAAGGGAAATGTGCAAGCCAGTTGGTTTAATCCGCGAAATGGAGAACTGCAACAAATCGGTAATTTCAGCAGCGAAGGAATTAAAACGTTTACCCCATCGTCGTCGGGTGAAAACAACGACTGGTTGTTGCTTTTGGAAACGAAATAA
- a CDS encoding GRP family sugar transporter, producing MYIVDSYSLAVVFCIITMLGWGSWANTLKLTPSKWEFPLYYWDYSIGLVLTTLLFGFTFGSTGNEGRSFVTDLTQADISALSSAFIGGVVFNIANLLVVAATAIAGLSVAFPIAIGLALVIGVTVNYLAVPLGNPVILVIGIALVVAAIIVDAFAYRRLPQEKSGDQKKGIIISIIAGVLMGFFYRFVAASMTTEFANPVTGLLTPYSAMFVFSIGLFISNFVFNTWFMYKPVTGGKVSYTDYFKLGSPKLHLIGILGGLIWGAAMEFNLIASEHAGYAISYGLGQGATMISAAWGVFVWKEFAKAPKSTNKLLAAMFVLFILGLSLIVIARVN from the coding sequence ATGTACATTGTCGATTCGTATTCGCTTGCAGTTGTTTTCTGCATTATTACCATGTTGGGTTGGGGCTCTTGGGCCAATACACTAAAACTTACACCGTCAAAATGGGAGTTTCCGCTTTATTACTGGGATTACTCCATTGGTTTGGTTTTAACCACGCTACTTTTTGGCTTTACGTTTGGAAGCACAGGAAACGAAGGGCGGAGTTTCGTTACCGACCTGACACAGGCTGATATTTCAGCGTTATCGTCGGCATTTATTGGAGGTGTTGTATTTAATATTGCTAATTTGCTGGTGGTTGCAGCTACCGCAATTGCTGGGCTTTCCGTTGCATTTCCTATTGCTATTGGACTGGCTTTGGTAATTGGAGTAACGGTTAATTATCTTGCCGTTCCACTCGGAAATCCGGTAATTTTAGTTATTGGAATAGCACTCGTGGTAGCAGCTATCATCGTCGATGCATTTGCTTACCGACGTTTGCCACAGGAAAAATCCGGCGATCAGAAAAAAGGTATTATTATTTCAATAATTGCAGGTGTATTGATGGGATTCTTTTATCGTTTTGTGGCCGCTTCAATGACCACAGAGTTCGCCAATCCCGTTACCGGGCTGCTTACGCCCTATTCAGCGATGTTCGTTTTTTCCATCGGGCTATTTATTTCCAATTTTGTATTTAACACTTGGTTTATGTACAAACCGGTTACCGGCGGAAAAGTGTCGTACACCGATTATTTCAAACTGGGTAGTCCCAAACTTCACCTCATTGGGATTTTGGGTGGATTAATCTGGGGCGCGGCAATGGAATTCAACCTGATTGCTTCGGAGCATGCCGGATACGCAATCAGTTACGGGCTCGGACAGGGCGCAACCATGATTTCTGCGGCCTGGGGAGTTTTTGTGTGGAAAGAGTTTGCCAAAGCACCAAAAAGTACCAATAAACTGCTGGCGGCCATGTTCGTGCTGTTTATTCTTGGGCTCTCACTCATTGTAATTGCCAGAGTCAATTAA
- a CDS encoding nucleoside hydrolase, producing MNHIKIVLALLAISITITGFAQKKTFIIDADTGNEMDDLYAIVRAFDNDEVKLQALISAHFNNPQLVTDSMWNSYSTKNINTLQLSQMENERLLQECNRKYIPHPPGCEKMVGYSWGYYEGAQIPQSGGVDFIIEMAQKASPENKLNMVCLGAVTNVAAAILTEPSIAKNIRLYALTMKYDLEKKVWNKNSFNARNDLNALDIVLNETTLELLIIPG from the coding sequence ATGAACCATATAAAAATCGTATTGGCACTACTTGCTATTAGTATAACTATAACAGGTTTTGCACAGAAAAAAACGTTTATCATCGATGCGGATACCGGCAATGAAATGGACGACTTGTATGCCATAGTTCGTGCATTCGACAACGATGAAGTCAAATTGCAAGCTTTGATTTCTGCACATTTTAACAACCCGCAACTGGTTACCGACTCCATGTGGAACAGCTATTCCACCAAAAATATCAACACACTTCAGCTTTCGCAAATGGAAAACGAACGTTTGCTACAGGAGTGTAACAGAAAGTATATTCCGCATCCGCCGGGCTGCGAAAAAATGGTGGGTTATTCGTGGGGCTATTACGAAGGAGCACAAATCCCCCAATCGGGAGGAGTTGATTTCATCATAGAAATGGCCCAAAAGGCATCGCCTGAGAATAAGTTAAACATGGTTTGCCTGGGTGCTGTTACAAATGTGGCAGCTGCCATCTTAACCGAGCCCTCCATTGCCAAAAATATTCGACTTTATGCACTCACCATGAAATATGATTTGGAAAAAAAAGTGTGGAATAAGAATTCGTTTAACGCCCGAAACGATTTGAATGCATTGGATATTGTACTGAATGAAACCACTCTGGAACTTCTAATTATTCCTGGGTAG
- a CDS encoding DUF3871 family protein, translating to MVKDYYSDESFCRNDLGNINLWKLYNLFTGANKMSYIDSFLDRNVGCQQFVGGLHEALGLNKHHWFVS from the coding sequence GTGGTCAAGGACTATTATTCTGATGAATCCTTTTGCAGAAATGATTTGGGCAATATCAACCTGTGGAAGCTATACAATCTATTTACTGGTGCTAACAAGATGAGCTACATTGATTCATTCTTAGACAGGAATGTAGGTTGCCAACAATTTGTTGGTGGATTACATGAAGCTTTAGGGCTGAATAAACATCATTGGTTTGTTAGTTAA
- a CDS encoding GntR family transcriptional regulator, protein MKKTKPKYLNVQIHLKQQIQQGTYNPGDFIPSENQLCKQFSITRTTARKALDELIKEGFIERIHGKGSRVKERRHTLGLLNVKGFSEAVGEGVNTKFLQHPIKALWSDEIILPVSETDRNASCFYFERLRFVGKTPVMLEKNWFPNTKLPQFTATDFVDGSFFKTLSQRYLIEIVGSTQEIRSEFASEKHAKIFGIESTSPLLHISIKFLTSNPKLTIYSELYCDTSAYPVGNSYYL, encoded by the coding sequence ATGAAAAAAACGAAACCAAAATACCTAAATGTACAGATCCATCTGAAGCAGCAAATTCAGCAGGGCACCTACAATCCGGGAGATTTTATTCCTTCCGAAAATCAATTGTGCAAACAATTTTCCATAACCCGAACTACTGCACGTAAAGCACTCGATGAACTAATAAAAGAAGGTTTTATCGAGCGGATTCATGGCAAAGGAAGCCGGGTTAAAGAACGCAGACATACCTTAGGATTACTAAATGTTAAGGGATTTTCAGAGGCTGTTGGTGAAGGTGTAAATACAAAATTTCTGCAACATCCAATTAAAGCATTATGGAGCGATGAAATAATATTGCCTGTTTCCGAAACGGATAGGAATGCATCTTGTTTCTATTTTGAAAGGCTGCGTTTTGTTGGAAAAACACCGGTTATGCTCGAAAAAAACTGGTTTCCCAATACTAAGCTTCCTCAATTTACAGCGACCGATTTTGTTGATGGCTCATTTTTTAAAACGTTAAGTCAGCGTTACTTAATTGAGATTGTAGGTTCAACCCAGGAAATCAGGTCTGAATTTGCCAGCGAAAAACATGCAAAAATTTTTGGAATTGAAAGTACCAGTCCATTGCTTCATATTTCCATAAAATTTTTAACCTCAAATCCGAAATTAACGATATACAGCGAATTATACTGCGACACCTCGGCATATCCGGTGGGCAACAGCTATTATCTGTAA
- a CDS encoding IS982 family transposase, translating to MSDCQIIAFSITGESLGIDSEAFLWAKIKSEHADDFPNLIDRSNFNRRRKRLYPFIEELNKTVAGFLNAGEDCFLVDSIPIPVCKNAREQRSRICKENFETAPNKGYSAVNKTWYYGYKLHLLTSANGVFHSMDLSKASVHDVHYLSQVKHSGLNNCILLGDKGYLSSSQQIDLFSSCNVKLETPMRANQKAYTLYPPVFKKFRKRIETLFSQLCDQFMLKRNYAKTLIGLSVRILTKVTSVTLLQYINLKNGKPINNLKYALAV from the coding sequence ATGTCTGATTGTCAAATTATTGCGTTCTCTATTACTGGCGAGTCACTCGGAATCGACAGCGAAGCTTTTTTGTGGGCTAAAATCAAAAGCGAACATGCTGATGATTTTCCCAACCTAATCGACCGAAGCAACTTTAACCGCAGAAGAAAACGCCTTTATCCTTTTATCGAAGAATTGAACAAGACTGTAGCCGGCTTTCTCAATGCAGGAGAAGACTGTTTCCTGGTTGATTCGATTCCCATCCCTGTTTGCAAGAACGCCCGTGAACAACGCAGCAGGATTTGCAAAGAAAACTTTGAGACAGCACCAAACAAAGGCTATTCTGCTGTTAATAAAACCTGGTATTACGGCTACAAGCTTCATTTGCTTACCTCTGCAAACGGGGTTTTTCATAGTATGGACTTAAGCAAGGCTAGTGTCCATGATGTTCATTACCTGTCGCAGGTAAAGCATTCTGGGCTAAACAATTGTATCCTGCTGGGAGATAAAGGATATTTATCCAGTTCTCAGCAAATTGACCTGTTTTCTTCCTGCAACGTTAAACTGGAAACCCCCATGCGGGCTAATCAAAAAGCTTACACTTTGTACCCACCTGTTTTTAAAAAGTTTAGAAAAAGGATCGAAACATTGTTTTCTCAACTTTGCGACCAGTTCATGCTTAAACGTAATTACGCCAAAACACTTATTGGATTGTCAGTCAGAATACTCACAAAAGTTACTTCGGTGACTTTACTGCAATACATTAATTTAAAGAACGGTAAACCAATTAATAATTTAAAATATGCCCTGGCAGTTTAA
- a CDS encoding sulfatase-like hydrolase/transferase: protein MHQKLIIVVMLCLFLCGNVQKTTSQTKQKKKGEKPNIIFILTDDQRWSALGYAGNKLATTPEMDKLAEAGVYFRNALVTTPICSASRSSIFTGLQERTHKYTFQTGAIRNEFMQNAYPCLLKQAGYYTGFFGKFGVNYPEKETLFDVFEDYDRANQYKDYRGYNYKTLNGDTVHLTRYTGQKALDFLDNVPDDKPFSLSLSFSAPHAHDGAPQQYFWQEEPGKLYQNMDMPEPELADDKYFDALPQIVRDGFNRLRWHWKNDTPEKYQHSTKGYYRMINGVDREIAKIRKKLDEKNLAENTVIILMGDNGFFLGERQISGKWLMYDNSIRVPLIIYDPRVKQPKDIDDMALNIDVPATIADLAGVKVPESWHGKSLMPVVTGKQKSIDRDTILIEHLWEFENIPPSEGVRTSEWKYMRYVNNKSLEELYNLKDDPKEINNLASNPKYNDVLFEFRAKNDELGQRYADPYSGIPSGLTVEYIRDPRFTKIIDSKPEFSWIVPVEAVVQVGYQVLVASTKENIDNNIGDVWNSGNTRSSQSSDVELGGSGLQQNKTYFWKVRIFDKDNRLSEYSEPQQFITGEFGEKISSSNWFEIEKIKPVNFKKNADGSYFADFGKDAFATLNITYSAKKEETLIVRLGEKLLGDRIDQNPGGTIRFAEVKLEVSPLKTEYQIKLVPNERNTKSMAVALPDSFPVIMPYRYVEIEGGSGLQATDLIQVAYFNYFDDTSSSFLSSNDILNQVWELCKYSQKATSFAGYYVDGDRERIPYEADAYLNQLSHYSVDNEYSIARKTIEYFMDYPTWPTEWQLHVALLFYADYMYTGNTELIEKYYEPLKHKTLAELEYKHGLISTQSPNLNGEFMAKLGFADTTQRVRDIVDWPPAQKNTGWKLPKDWPQGERDGFVFTPISTVINSFYYKNMEIMAEFARLLNKPQEELNFEMRAAKVKKSMNEYLFNKAGGYYKDGIETDHGAIHSNMLPLAFGIVPDAYKKSVADYIKTRGMGCSVYGAQFLMEALYNAGAANYALELMTATHDRSWYNMIKVGSTITMEAWDMKYKPNSDWNHAWGAAPANIIPRGLWGIKPKIAGFGVVSIHPQMGSLKNSSIVVPTIKGQIKGDFKR from the coding sequence ATGCACCAAAAACTAATAATAGTTGTAATGCTTTGCCTTTTTTTATGTGGCAACGTACAAAAGACAACAAGCCAAACCAAACAGAAAAAGAAGGGCGAAAAACCCAACATTATTTTTATTTTAACCGACGATCAGCGTTGGAGTGCATTGGGTTATGCCGGAAACAAACTAGCTACAACCCCCGAAATGGACAAATTAGCTGAAGCTGGTGTGTATTTCAGAAATGCCTTGGTTACAACTCCTATCTGTTCAGCAAGCCGTTCCAGTATTTTTACCGGACTGCAGGAACGCACTCATAAATATACTTTCCAAACTGGAGCTATTCGCAATGAATTTATGCAAAATGCTTACCCCTGCTTATTAAAACAAGCCGGTTATTACACTGGTTTTTTTGGAAAGTTTGGAGTTAATTACCCTGAAAAAGAAACATTATTTGATGTTTTTGAAGACTATGATCGGGCAAACCAATACAAAGACTACAGAGGCTACAATTATAAAACGTTGAATGGTGACACTGTTCACCTCACCCGTTACACAGGTCAAAAGGCACTTGATTTTCTTGATAATGTGCCCGATGATAAGCCTTTTTCTTTGTCCTTGAGTTTTAGTGCACCCCATGCACACGATGGAGCACCCCAGCAATATTTTTGGCAGGAAGAGCCGGGCAAATTGTACCAAAATATGGATATGCCCGAACCGGAACTGGCTGATGATAAATACTTTGATGCACTACCACAAATTGTACGCGATGGATTTAACCGTTTGCGTTGGCACTGGAAGAACGACACTCCTGAAAAATACCAACACAGTACAAAAGGGTATTATCGCATGATTAATGGAGTTGATAGGGAAATCGCCAAAATCAGGAAAAAGCTGGATGAGAAAAACCTGGCAGAGAATACTGTTATTATTTTGATGGGCGACAATGGCTTTTTTCTTGGCGAGCGTCAGATTTCAGGTAAATGGCTGATGTACGATAATTCCATTCGGGTTCCGTTAATTATTTACGATCCGCGGGTAAAACAGCCTAAGGATATTGACGACATGGCCCTGAATATTGATGTGCCGGCAACCATTGCCGATTTGGCAGGTGTTAAAGTGCCTGAATCGTGGCATGGTAAAAGTTTAATGCCTGTTGTTACCGGAAAACAAAAATCAATTGACCGAGATACAATTTTAATAGAACACCTCTGGGAGTTTGAAAATATTCCTCCAAGTGAAGGAGTGCGAACTTCCGAGTGGAAATACATGCGCTATGTAAACAATAAATCGTTGGAAGAATTGTACAATTTGAAAGATGATCCGAAAGAGATAAACAACCTGGCCAGCAATCCAAAATACAATGATGTACTTTTTGAGTTCCGGGCTAAAAACGATGAATTGGGACAACGTTATGCCGATCCGTATTCTGGAATTCCTTCAGGATTAACCGTTGAATATATACGTGATCCACGTTTTACTAAAATTATTGATAGTAAACCGGAATTTAGCTGGATAGTACCAGTGGAGGCAGTTGTTCAGGTGGGCTATCAGGTTTTGGTAGCTTCAACAAAAGAAAATATCGACAACAATATTGGCGATGTTTGGAACAGTGGAAATACCCGTTCTTCCCAGTCAAGCGATGTTGAGTTAGGAGGCAGTGGTTTACAACAGAATAAAACGTATTTCTGGAAAGTTCGTATTTTTGATAAAGACAACCGGCTTTCAGAATATTCGGAACCACAACAATTTATAACGGGTGAGTTTGGTGAAAAAATCTCTTCCTCAAACTGGTTTGAGATTGAAAAAATTAAACCTGTAAACTTTAAAAAGAATGCTGATGGTAGCTATTTTGCCGATTTTGGAAAAGATGCCTTTGCAACATTAAATATTACCTATTCAGCAAAAAAGGAAGAAACATTGATCGTTCGTTTAGGAGAAAAACTATTGGGTGATAGAATCGACCAAAACCCTGGAGGAACAATCCGGTTTGCCGAGGTCAAATTAGAAGTGTCACCTCTGAAAACGGAATACCAAATTAAATTAGTACCAAACGAAAGAAATACAAAGTCGATGGCAGTTGCATTACCCGATTCGTTTCCGGTAATTATGCCTTATCGTTATGTTGAAATTGAAGGAGGGTCTGGATTACAAGCAACTGATTTAATTCAAGTTGCCTATTTTAATTATTTTGACGATACAAGCAGTTCATTTTTAAGCTCCAACGATATTTTAAACCAGGTTTGGGAGCTTTGCAAATATTCGCAAAAAGCCACTTCTTTTGCCGGATATTATGTGGATGGCGACCGCGAACGTATTCCGTATGAAGCCGATGCTTATTTGAATCAGTTAAGCCACTATTCAGTTGATAATGAATATTCAATCGCTCGTAAAACCATTGAATATTTTATGGATTACCCAACCTGGCCAACCGAATGGCAACTACATGTTGCTCTGCTTTTCTATGCCGATTACATGTACACCGGTAATACCGAACTGATAGAAAAATATTACGAGCCATTAAAACATAAAACTTTAGCGGAACTAGAATATAAGCATGGTTTAATCAGTACCCAATCGCCAAATCTTAATGGAGAATTTATGGCAAAACTGGGTTTTGCCGATACCACTCAAAGGGTGCGCGATATAGTTGACTGGCCACCAGCACAAAAAAACACCGGTTGGAAATTACCAAAAGACTGGCCACAGGGTGAACGCGATGGTTTTGTTTTTACTCCAATAAGCACAGTTATTAATAGTTTCTATTACAAAAACATGGAAATTATGGCTGAGTTTGCTCGTCTTTTAAATAAACCACAAGAAGAGCTGAATTTCGAAATGCGCGCAGCTAAAGTAAAAAAGTCGATGAATGAGTATCTGTTTAATAAAGCAGGTGGATATTACAAAGATGGAATTGAAACCGACCATGGAGCCATTCATTCCAATATGTTGCCCCTGGCTTTTGGAATTGTTCCTGATGCTTACAAAAAAAGCGTAGCTGATTACATTAAAACCCGCGGAATGGGATGCAGTGTTTACGGGGCACAATTTTTAATGGAAGCGTTATACAACGCCGGTGCGGCAAATTATGCACTTGAATTAATGACGGCAACTCACGACCGCAGTTGGTACAACATGATTAAAGTAGGTTCAACCATTACGATGGAAGCCTGGGATATGAAATACAAACCCAACTCAGATTGGAATCATGCCTGGGGGGCAGCTCCGGCCAATATAATTCCACGTGGCTTATGGGGTATCAAACCTAAAATTGCCGGATTTGGTGTAGTCAGCATTCATCCACAAATGGGCAGTTTAAAAAACAGTTCGATTGTAGTACCTACTATTAAAGGTCAAATTAAAGGTGATTTCAAAAGATAA
- a CDS encoding CPBP family intramembrane glutamic endopeptidase, whose amino-acid sequence MDIFIIFQIPKANLIRSMKPMLHKNQVAIFFLLVFIISWSLIYVIFGSDGIPATKEQQEIIGMTILLGPSIAGLLLLFIYDKLQGLKHLLARLIKLNVNIKWYLVALLTAPLTTFAGLVVFSLFFENVQPNYMTADDFVSILMLGTIGGLFVALFEEIGWTGFAIPRLLRNHGILYTGLIVGIIWGAWHLILFWEDNSFTELVPFLLLIARLFSWLPAYRILMVWLYKNTKSLFLVILMHLALVVSLAVIDPLLYGKELLAYILIRAVILWIIVAIMSLVASKSVR is encoded by the coding sequence ATGGATATTTTCATTATCTTTCAGATTCCAAAAGCTAACCTAATAAGATCAATGAAACCGATGCTTCATAAAAATCAAGTAGCAATATTCTTTCTACTGGTGTTTATTATTTCCTGGTCGTTAATTTATGTCATATTTGGATCAGACGGCATTCCTGCTACAAAAGAACAGCAGGAAATTATTGGAATGACTATTCTACTTGGACCAAGTATTGCAGGATTATTGCTCCTTTTTATTTACGACAAATTACAAGGATTAAAACACCTACTTGCAAGGCTAATCAAGCTGAATGTAAATATCAAATGGTATCTTGTTGCACTCCTGACAGCTCCTCTTACAACATTCGCAGGATTAGTTGTTTTCTCTCTTTTTTTTGAAAATGTACAACCCAATTACATGACTGCAGATGATTTTGTAAGTATTCTGATGCTGGGGACCATTGGAGGCTTATTTGTGGCACTTTTTGAAGAAATTGGATGGACTGGTTTTGCAATTCCAAGATTATTAAGAAATCACGGTATTCTCTATACCGGATTAATAGTTGGTATAATCTGGGGTGCTTGGCATTTAATATTGTTTTGGGAAGATAATAGTTTTACTGAATTAGTCCCTTTTCTCCTCTTAATAGCACGTTTGTTTAGCTGGTTACCTGCTTATCGAATATTAATGGTCTGGCTTTATAAAAACACCAAAAGTCTTTTCTTGGTTATCTTGATGCATTTGGCTCTGGTTGTCAGCCTAGCTGTAATAGATCCATTACTTTATGGCAAAGAGTTACTAGCCTACATCTTGATACGAGCAGTAATACTTTGGATAATTGTTGCTATAATGTCGCTAGTAGCATCGAAATCTGTGAGATAA
- the rbsK gene encoding ribokinase, with product MNKKIVVIGSSNVDLIMKMDHLPEKGETVTDADFFQVYGGKGANQAVAAARAGGNVAFVSSVGEDAYTPQMLKNYKNDSIDTRFVFKEVGIASGHALIMIGDQGDNYLSVAPGANYNLTPERIDEALPVLEKAGIIVMQYEIPEETIKHVIDLSNARNIPVLMNFAPARQFDFSYIPKIDILVLNEVEAGFLAGMQVKNEQDAEKAAVKLIEQGVVKVIITLGAQGAFMLTNDQKIAVPAFKVDAVDTTAAGDTFCGAFAVANAEGMIPADALRFASAAAALSVTQMGAQPSAPTRTEIDKFLKRKL from the coding sequence ATGAATAAAAAGATAGTAGTCATCGGCAGTTCAAATGTCGATTTAATCATGAAAATGGATCACCTGCCAGAAAAAGGAGAAACAGTGACCGACGCCGATTTTTTCCAGGTATATGGAGGAAAAGGGGCCAACCAGGCGGTAGCTGCCGCCCGTGCCGGTGGAAATGTGGCTTTTGTCAGTTCAGTGGGCGAAGATGCTTACACACCACAAATGTTGAAGAATTATAAAAACGACAGTATTGATACCCGGTTTGTTTTTAAAGAAGTCGGAATTGCCAGTGGTCATGCATTAATAATGATTGGCGACCAAGGCGACAATTACCTTTCAGTAGCCCCGGGAGCCAACTATAATCTAACACCTGAAAGAATTGACGAGGCACTCCCTGTTCTTGAGAAAGCTGGAATTATTGTGATGCAATACGAAATTCCGGAAGAAACGATTAAACATGTCATCGATCTGTCCAATGCCCGAAATATTCCTGTGTTGATGAATTTTGCACCGGCCCGTCAATTTGACTTTTCCTACATCCCGAAAATTGATATCTTGGTTTTGAATGAAGTAGAAGCCGGATTTTTGGCCGGAATGCAAGTAAAAAATGAACAAGATGCTGAAAAAGCAGCTGTGAAGCTGATTGAGCAAGGAGTAGTAAAAGTGATTATCACACTCGGTGCGCAAGGAGCATTTATGCTTACTAATGATCAGAAAATCGCTGTTCCGGCCTTTAAAGTAGATGCTGTTGACACCACTGCTGCCGGCGATACCTTTTGTGGTGCTTTTGCCGTAGCAAATGCGGAAGGGATGATTCCGGCGGATGCATTGCGTTTTGCCAGCGCTGCTGCTGCACTTTCGGTAACCCAAATGGGTGCCCAGCCATCAGCTCCCACACGAACTGAGATCGATAAATTTTTAAAACGGAAATTATAA